From the genome of Ficedula albicollis isolate OC2 chromosome Z unlocalized genomic scaffold, FicAlb1.5 N00090, whole genome shotgun sequence, one region includes:
- the PSIP1 gene encoding PC4 and SFRS1-interacting protein: protein MSRDFKPGDLIFAKMKGYPHWPARVDEVPDGAVKPPMNKMPIFFFGTHETAFLGPKDIFPYSENKDKYGKPNKRKGFNEGLWEIDNNPKVKFSHQQPHPAINTPVNETVEESSQEPAEGSEEKAGTKRKKCSVPKLSPKGDNNLPTEAEAEEKEMDTSKEDDLPSEKNSKEDVVKTNDASIPKVARRGRKRKSEKQAEAEEAAAGAATTTGSVSPKVSPKRGRPSASEVKVPKPRGRPKLVKPSCLSEGDFVNEEEKAKKKGPEEKPKKQGKKDEESQKEEEKSKKEFDKKEGKKEAEPKRKNVAKVGSASASDSEDEGEEQEGDKKKKGGRSCPAAHRRNTVRSQHEREVTERKRKQEEQTESESQNKEEGKKTEVKKIEKKRETSVDSRLQRIHAEIKNSLKIDNLDVNRCIEALDELASLQVTMQQAQKHTEMILTLKKIRKFKISQVIMEKSTMLYNKFKTMFLVGEGDSVLSQVLNKSLAEQKQHEEANKTKEQGKKASSKKTEKEKDQTGSKILNGGSEAQDTNQSQHNGENGEEKKDRHEVGSKKKTCGEERELEKPADDSALENK from the exons ATGAGCCGAGATTTCAAACCCGGAGACTTGATCTTCGCCAAGATGAAAGGATACCCCCATTGGCCGGCCAGG GTGGATGAAGTTCCTGATGGAGCAGTAAAACCTCCTATGAATAAAATGCCTATCTTCTTTTTTGGCACCCATGAGAC GGCATTTTTGGGGCCAAAGGACATATTCCcttattcagaaaataaagataaatatgGCAAGCCAAATAAAAGAAAGGGTTTCAATGAAGGGTTGTGGGAAATTGACAATAATCCCAAAGTGAAATTCTCTCATCAGCAG CCCCATCCAGCCATTAACACTCCAGTCAATGAAACTGTTGAAGAAAGCAGTCAGGAGCCTGCTGAAGGGAGCGAAGAAAAAGCAGGAACCAAAAGAAAGAAGTGTTCTGTCCCAAAA TTATCCCCTAAAGGGGATAATAACTTACCTACAGAagctgaagcagaagaaaaggagatggATACTTCAAAGGAAGATGATCtgccttctgaaaaaaacagtaaagaa GATGTGGTGAAAACAAATGATGCTTCTATTCCTAAAGTTGctagaagaggaagaaaaagaaag TCTGAAAAACAAGCTGAagctgaggaagcagcagcaggggcagcaaCGACTACTGGGTCAGTGTCTCCAAAAGTAAGCCCCAAAAGAGGAAGACCATCAG CTTCTGAAGTAAAAGTCCCAAAACCAAGAGGGAGACCCAAGTTGGTGAAACCGTCATGTCTTTCAGAGGGTGACTT tgttaatgaggaggagaaggcaaagaaaaaaggacCAGAAGAAAAGCCcaaaaagcaagggaaaaaagatgaggaaagtcagaaggaggaggagaaatcaaagaaagaatttgataaaaaggaaggaaagaaagaagctgaaccaaaaaggaaaaatgttgcAAAAGTGGGTTCTGCATCAGCTTCTGATTCTGAAGATGAAGGAGAAGAACAAGAAGGGGACAAG aagaaaaaagggggaagaagctgtccagcagctcacagaagAAACACTGTAAGAAGCCAGCATGAGAGAGaagtaacagaaagaaaacGTAAGCAAGAGGAACAGACAGAATCTGAATC GCAGAATAAAGAAGAAggcaagaaaacagaagttaagAAGATTGAGAAGAAGAGAG aAACTTCAGTGGATTCTAGGCTTCAAAGGATacatgcagaaataaagaattccCTGAAAATTGATAATCTT GATGTGAACAGGTGTATTGAGGCTCTTGATGAGCTTGCATCCCTTCAAGTCACAATGCAACAAGCTCAGAAACATACAGAGATGATCCTAACTCTCAAGAAG ATCCGGAAATTTAAAATTAGCCAAGTTATCATGGAGAAATCTACAATGCTATATAACAAGTTCAAGACCATGTTTCTGGTTGGGGAAGGAGATTCTGTTCTTTCCCAAGTACTAAATAAATCACTTGCTGAGCAAAAGCAGCATGAAGAAGCTAATAAAACCAaagaacaggggaaaaaagcatcaagcaaaaaaactgaaaaggaaaaagaccaAACAG gttCAAAGATTCTGAATGGAGGGTCTGAAGCCCAAGACACCAACCAGTCACAACACAATGGAGAAAAtggtgaagaaaagaaagataggCATGAAGTTGGCAGTAAGAAAAA gACATGTGGTGAAGAGAGAGAGCTTGAAAAGCCAGCAGATGATTCTGCCTTGGAAAACAAATGA